A segment of the Populus nigra chromosome 12, ddPopNigr1.1, whole genome shotgun sequence genome:
ACCACTTATTCTCCGCACTTAATGATTCAAGCTCTGGTGTAACCATCTTTGCACCAACTGATAGCGCATTTTCGGAACTCAAATCAGGAACTCTCAACACTCTAAGTGATGGAGACAAGTCTGAGTTGGTGAAGTTCCATGTAGTTCCTACTTTCTTATCGACCTCCCAGTTCCAGACCGTGAGTAACCCTCTCGGAACATGGGCTGGAACAGGTAATAGGTTACCACTTAATGTCACAAGTTATCCAAACTCCGTGAACATAACCACAGGACTTACCAATACCAGTTTATCCGGCACGGTATACACGGACAACCAGCTAGCCATTTATAAGATTGAGAAGGTGCTACTTCCTAAGGAcatttttgcttcaaaggcTCCAGCTCCAGCACCGGTGGCACCTGCACCAGAAAAGCCTACAAAGGCAGTTCCTGCAGCAACCGTAGAGAGTCCCGTGGCTCCTGTGGATACATCTAGTGCACTTATGTTCACACAAAATCATGTGGTGGGATCAGTTGGCATATTTGCTGCTGCAATGTTTGCTCTGTAATGTAAACGGTTTTGAATCTTGAGATGATATTTGTTGGGGCTGGGTCtggttattttgatgttttattttcctGAGCTGTATATATTGAATCTGTTGAATAATTCCGATTTTATCTTGAATCCAGTTTTTATGCTTTGAGTTTATGATTAAAATTgagtttaagattttatttaatttctcgatacttattttattttatttttttactatatatatcaTCCGAGTGTCATCATCTCCTACGATGGAGGTTGGATTGTTGAATCAATATTCATacgtattaatatttaatttgtttaatttttataattatttttttattatattattaaataaaaaataattttaaaaaataaagtttttaaactcattagagtccataattaaaaatcacaaattttttttattgatatatctcttatttattttagtggACACAAGATTTTTaagaatcattattttttaaaatatattttataaatattaaagagagttaaaaaatgtcaaaatgatatttaaaaataagaaatgaagaGGAAGTAAATCTAAGTAATTAAATAGTAACATCTTCAAGTCCATAAATCAACAACCACATATATTCACACATCAGtcacaacatatatatcatcaaattaacccttgataattaatttattttattttttatttcaaccctTGAACTATAATGTATTTTGATTGAcatcttttatattatattttatccaATATAATCATTAAATATCATATGTAAACCacatgcttaaaaaaaaagaatcattaaagaatatatatatatatatataaactacgGATCATGGCTAAtttgattatgatttttctacattgtaaattatttttttgtcacaaTATTATTAGTGGaggttgatttttaaatttttttaaccaatttttttacaatactttgatattttacaagaaaacatATTCAACTCACATAATGTtatttaatgggaaaaaaatataatataatttttttaaaaaaatccatcaaaacAGTACCCTATATTTCtgaggttaatttttaaaaacatttattcaaTTCGAaggttaaatttttcttaaaaatcttTCAGAGAGTGTCCATCAAAAACCTTCAAAATTCAGAGAAACTTTGCACAGATTAGCTcacaaaacatatttataactttccaatcaagattaaatatcatattaattaataataatgtaCTCCACATTTCACtaataggaaaaagaaaatgtaacaAAAAATCAGTAATTGGAGGACTGAATCAAGAAACTATACAAAGTTGGGGGACTTTATAATGAGGTTTGCCCAGAAGAAAGACACAGCAACACATGGCAACAGAAGCAGAACACCAAGTGCTTGAACCTTCTAGCTCCTCCTTGAACCATTTAGACATTCATCATCTTTCTAGCTCCTTCTAGATATAATCCCAAGAGGAAAACCCTTCTCTATATAAGAAGACCAATCAACATCAACCCTTCATCGAGAACCAAGAAACACCATGCACACAGCAAGCAAGATGAAGGCCATTGACGACAAGAAGGACACAGTGGTGATAAAGACAGTGAGCCGAGatgaagaaggaaagaaaaaggtggAGAAAGCCGAGCTGAAGACACACAACATAGACACCATTAAGTACGTGGAGAAGAAACTGATGGACAAAGGGGTGATGCGCATGGAAAGGCACCCTGTAGATGGGAAAGGTGGGATAGGCAGGCCACCACCCAAGTCAGGCCACGGAGGAAAATTCACATGGGAAGGACCGTATGATGAGGCGGAGATCGAGCTGGAAGCTGCAGCACCGCCTGCTATCGATGAGAAGGATCCCAACTATGTAGATGAGGTGGTGGAAGAGAAGATTGTGAAGGGTGAAGAGAAGGATGTGGCTGGTGTGGTTGTTGGAGAAATTGAGGTGGCTAAGGCTGTTGAAGGAAGGCATGGTGTCGCTAGGGTTGAGGTTGACCCTCGTCTGGTAATTGATAATTAAGGATGTactgttttgttaattttgagaAATGTATGGATGTTGTTATAAGATAAATAACTAATTATGTGAACTATTAATTAAGGGGtactgttttttaattttcgttAATTAGCTTTTGCATGTGTTGATTAATTCTTAATTTGGTTTAAggattaatgtttatttttttaatacttctattttttaaagtgttttatcaaattaatattttataaataaaaagtaaattttattaatattaattaagatttttttaagtgttttatcaaataaattttattaaaattacgaTGAGAtggattattttatataaaataaataaataacagtttttataaataaaaattaggttattttagtttttatataatgtaATTATATGTAAAgcttaataaaagttttttatatatataattaagtaaaaagcaGAAACTATTTTAATAACAAACGATATCTACAAACCAGATACGAGAGATCTCTTGTTTGTCCATGAAAATTGCGTTTAGCAAAGAATCAAGAAGGCTGAAAACGGAGGTGCAAGCAAAACAGAGGATGAAAGAACACGTCGATAAATCTATCTACAAGAATCATATGAAAGTGCCAGTTTAACTAGCCAACAAATGAAAGAATGCCTGTCCACCatatatattcttttcaatGTTGTTTTCAGTTTAATCTACTGTCCCAGCAATGCTACAGCAACAGCACATAGATTACCTGAAGTTCATTGATTGATCAAAAGCCATGTACTGTAAGCTCACATTACAAGTCTTAGGAAAAGGGAAATGAAAGATTTCACTTGAATAAAACCCTCTTGGCATTCATGGAAGTTGCTTTCACTTGACACGCATCTCTTTCTGCCATTTGAAACAAATGTGCTCATCCTTCTTGACTTTTCCATCTGTGTTCTTCATCCCTCCCATTTTCTGCCTTTTCTTGTCAGCATTCTTTTCATTCGAAGTAATCTTAAAAACAGCCGATTCTTGCTTTGCAGTTAGTGTTTCAATCTCCGTTTTGAGACTTCTTTCTTCGCAACTGAACTCTGAAAGATTCGATTCTTCATCTTGTAAATTTAATTTCTCCTGGTTTAACATTGCTGTGAAGTCAGGATTTTGTCTGCAAAGAGGATCTAGTTCAGCATTAGCAGAATTTATGGAATCCGTGAGAGAATGGATCTTATCCTGGAGACTAACTAGTTATTTCCTCAGATCTCTTAGAATTGAGGCCTCTAAGGCATCCCTCGAAATATAATAAGAGTGCCAACAGCTTTCTTCATGTTACTCTATTCATTATCCTTGAAAATAGACTCTATAGACATATCCAAATATCTTTTCAGTGTCTTTCTGCACTGTTCAACATCTGTAGGGACTGCTCTTGTGGTGCCCCTTTCTTTAACGGCATCCTGCAAAAGAACTACATCATCAGAGCAAGATTTTAAAGCAAACAAAATACCCTGTCACTGTGTCACACCATCAGGAATATTTATGAACAAAAGTTCTTAGGATGTTAAGAAAAGTATGAGGACCGCAGATATCAATTATCTTGGGCTAAAATGAATCTGCAAATGACATCCTTCCATTTTGTTCTCCTTAGATTACCAAGATaatcatacatttatcatgcatgtgaCGGAAGAAATAACTTATTGCATGCAACTAACAATGTGTTGGGAATTTCCACGAATGATTCTTCTATGAAATAATCAAATGGAAGACATGCTGATAAAGACCTCCTACATTTTTTAGAGCTAGAGATACTTGTAGGATCTATTTAACAGATGGAATAAATTTCCTTTGCAGTTCATTAGATTTTAGTTTTCTGTAGTCTCTTTGTAAGAGTCCAGGAGGTCCTTGTGTCCTAGCTCTGTGAGAAAATGATTCACATATTTCGAAGGAAAAAAGCAACGGAAAATTAAACTTCAATGTCGTGCGTGTTAAAAGGAAGTTTCAAAGGATGGATACCTCTTCCATGATTGCACCATTCAGTCAAGGCAATAAGAATTTGAAACTCAGCTTCCGAGTTAGTAAATGGAGTTAAAGGCCAAGTTGAATACAGCGATTGCCTCACATGTAACAGATTTACGAGGTTGATCCTTTTTCCAAGTTTTCAGTGCCTTCTTCTTGTTCTACAACTACCATTTTTtgttcttcctcctcctcttcttctgccTGTCTTTCACTGCCTTCCTctgcttcttcctcttcctccttctcttcttctgaTTCATATCCTTCCACGTCAACAGAAACGCTTCTCCTTCTGCGCTTCATATATCGGTCTGTTGATAAACGATCAAAAATATTAATGCTTGAATGGTGGAAAGGGGAGTAAAACAATAAGCTATCTCTCTGCAGTTGTTGCGGTAGTACCCCAGCTCGTCTCTTATAGTCTGTTTGGGAGCACTCGAAATCTGAAAACAAGTTTGCCCTGAACCTTTGAGAGATTCGGAACAACTTTAGCCCAGTAGCCTGACCACCATGAATTAAAGGCTGTATCAGAAGATGGGGACAGACGAATTTGGTGAACATGTGAAATGGAAGATTTCCTAGTCAAATAGTTCTTCTCAGCGTGCTGAAGAAAAGCAGCATCCACAATTTTTCTACGATGCCAAGGCTGATTGATGGTTTGGTAGAAAGCGACTTGCACTGATTGGAGATGTCCAAGTAGCTGGCAAACTGGCTTGGGGAATAAGGTTCAGGGCAAAACCATGAAGCATTAAAATATACCGGCAGATCATGAG
Coding sequences within it:
- the LOC133670260 gene encoding fasciclin-like arabinogalactan protein 12, translating into MKQQYHSLFSFSFFLLFLHCTTTFAQTSPAATPAQAPAVVVAQPPAATPTQAAQPHGITNVTKILEKAGHFTIFIRLLRSTQEENHLFSALNDSSSGVTIFAPTDSAFSELKSGTLNTLSDGDKSELVKFHVVPTFLSTSQFQTVSNPLGTWAGTGNRLPLNVTSYPNSVNITTGLTNTSLSGTVYTDNQLAIYKIEKVLLPKDIFASKAPAPAPVAPAPEKPTKAVPAATVESPVAPVDTSSALMFTQNHVVGSVGIFAAAMFAL
- the LOC133670269 gene encoding uncharacterized protein LOC133670269 — encoded protein: MHTASKMKAIDDKKDTVVIKTVSRDEEGKKKVEKAELKTHNIDTIKYVEKKLMDKGVMRMERHPVDGKGGIGRPPPKSGHGGKFTWEGPYDEAEIELEAAAPPAIDEKDPNYVDEVVEEKIVKGEEKDVAGVVVGEIEVAKAVEGRHGVARVEVDPRLVIDN